AATCCAAAGAAGGTAAGGTCGATATTTTAGAAGTTCTAAATGACATTAATGGATTTAAATAGGTATAGAATTTGGATTAAAAATCAATATCTTTGTTTAGGTAACTAGTGTTCTTTACTGTTTAAAATCCCCGCGCCAGCGATTGGAGCGGAAATCCTTTCCTGAACGAAAAGACTTTTGTAATCAAATCGAATCGGAAAGATTGGAGCGGAAAGCGCGGTCATGGCGTCGATGGATTTTTTAAACGCCAAATCAAAGTGAGGCGCCCTCATTGTTCCGACCTAATAAAGCGAAAAGGCCAAGAATTGGGCCTATTGCAAGTAGCAAGTAAAGATATTGAAAGTTTATTTTGTCTGAAAAGGAACTTATGAGTTGAATGCTAACAATTGTGATCGAAAAACCAATACAATTTACTATTGTCAATGCAGAACCTTTTGAATCTTCGGGTGCACTTTGTGCAACTAATGTGGAAAACAAAGGAGAATCGGCAATCACTACCAGTCCCCAAAAGAATAAAAATAAGATAAATAAAAGAAAAGAATCAGATAATAAAAAAAATGGCGATAACAAACAACATAAACAAGAAAGAAAAAGTGAAATGGTTGCAATTTTTTTTGCACCATAACGGTGGGAAATGATTCCGCTAATGACACAGGAGATTGTACCCGATCCAATGATAAGAAACGATAATAAGGGAATGTTTAAATTTATATTTTGATACTGTTTTGTGTAAGATAGGAGGATTACTGGAATGGATGTCCATAAAGCATATAACTCCCACATATGCCCGAAATATCCAAAAGAGGCAGTGCGGAAATTTTTATTCTTAAAGCTCTTTATAAAAGCTCCAAATTTTAGTTTTTGACCAATTTTACGATATGGACCATCAGGAACGAAAAACAAAATTATAAGACCTCCACCTAACGATAAAGTTGAAGTAGTATATAAAACATACTTCCAGGGAAATCCTATTGATAGTGCTTTTAATAAATGAGGAAAGGCAGTTCCGAATACTAATGCACCAACTAATAAACCTAATGATTTTCCAAGGTCTGCTTGAAAATAGTCGGATGCTATTTTCATTCCTACAGGATAAATTCCAGCAAGAAAGAAACCGGTCAACAGCCTGAAGGAAAAAATTTCTATTGGTTGGATTGTTTTTATTGTGATTCCGAGATTAAAAAGTCCAGCCAAAAGTGAACAAATAAAAAATACTAATGATGGAGAAATACGATCTGAAATATTGAAAATTGCGAATACTAAAGTACCTATGATGAATCCAAA
This genomic stretch from Leptospira meyeri harbors:
- a CDS encoding MFS transporter encodes the protein MRLTLPIIIVAQFLCTSLWFAGNSIISDLAKDLHLEQNFLANLTSSIQFGFIIGTLVFAIFNISDRISPSLVFFICSLLAGLFNLGITIKTIQPIEIFSFRLLTGFFLAGIYPVGMKIASDYFQADLGKSLGLLVGALVFGTAFPHLLKALSIGFPWKYVLYTTSTLSLGGGLIILFFVPDGPYRKIGQKLKFGAFIKSFKNKNFRTASFGYFGHMWELYALWTSIPVILLSYTKQYQNINLNIPLLSFLIIGSGTISCVISGIISHRYGAKKIATISLFLSCLCCLLSPFFLLSDSFLLFILFLFFWGLVVIADSPLFSTLVAQSAPEDSKGSALTIVNCIGFSITIVSIQLISSFSDKINFQYLYLLLAIGPILGLFALLGRNNEGASL